The genomic segment TTATCTAATGAAAGTTTCCCAGAAAATGTATTGAAACCAATTTGTCTTGAGGCCTCACTCAAACCCAATAAAGAAGCACCTTCACGAGTTACATACGAAATATTCCTCAAATATTTTATAGAATAGCTCTTGCCATAGTGTTTACATACCATACTTAGACATGCAACTCCACAATCCTTTTTATCATGTTGAGGAATAAAAATCATGACATTTTACAAAATTCTTATTGCACGATATTTATAAAATAAATTTATCAAATAAAAAACGGTATTCTTATCTAAACTATCTTCCACCAAATGTAAAACTTCTTTTACGCTCAAAACATTTCCTTCATTAATTTTATCAGCTAATTTTTTGATTGATTCAATTTTTTTAAAGGTAAACTTTCTGCCTCTTAAATAAACATTCATCCGCCCTTTTTCTGCTGAATTATTGTAAAGAATTTTAAATGGCTTTTCAATAATTATTTTTAATTTTGGGTTTATATCTTTTTCTTTGTTTATTGGAAATATACTAGTTCTATATCCAGAATTACTTGAAATAGTATATCTTAAATCTCTATAGGCTTCTCTTAAAAGTTCGCGTAAATTATAGTTCTTAAACTCTGAAGGGATTTTATATGCTGTCAATATATTGTCAATGTTACTTAAATCATCAATTGGATTTAAGTCTGATGGAAGAAGTTCGTGAGTTTCATCTAAGTATTGCTCCATAAGAACAGTATTTAGCTTCTCTACAATTCTTTTTTTGGAATGATTGTAGAACCAATAAGTTAGGGCAATTGACAAACCTTTCTGTCTACCTACATGATAAACACCTTGTGGCATAAAATAAATGTCTCCAGGCTCGTATTTGTACTCTTTAGCATAAGGAATGAACCGATCAATATCGTTTTTATTAAATTTCTTTTCCAATTTCTCAAACACCTCATTTTCCCAAATGAACATGGATTTGTTACCCGGCCCTAAATGATAATGAATTACATTTTCACCTGGCATGTCTTGATGTATCCCTATGGGGGTATTGTTATAATTTCCAATAAATAATGTAAAGTTTATACCTTCAATCGGAAAACCCATTTTATCAAGTAACGGTTTTGATTTTATTGCAATTTTTTTTGATAATTTATTGTTGAATCTTTCTGCGGAATTAATTATTATACCAAACTCCTTATCCTCAAACACTCGCTCGCACCAAGATTCGACAGTATCATTACTTGATGGAGGTGTATTGTAAATTTTATTCATTTCATTTTTATCCAATTGATGCTTATCAACAAAAATTCTATATCCATATTTAGTGGTTTTTAAATGGGATAATTTGGAAATAATCTTTAAAACTAACCTCTTAAATTGTAAAATCTCATCTGCTGATATACTTTCTTTAATGACGTTTGTTTTTGTCATATTATTAGTTTCTACTAAAAAATCGTCCCACCATGATGGGCTAAATTTTTCTTTTTTGATTTTATTTAGAACATCGGATTTCATTATTCCACCTTTTTAATTAAAGAAATTCCTTTATATTTAATTAATGTTGATATTATGTATACTCCTGTCTCTTTACTCCAATCTTCATCAAGGACATCAATTAACTCAGCCACTCTAAATGTAGCTCCCGTATTTATTTTGTCTATAAGTAGTTTTAGGCAACTAAAATTATTAAACTCTATTTTTGTGCCTCTTATAAAAATATGGAGCTTTGTTTTGTCGTATGAGTCCTTATATTTAATTAAGAAAGGTAATTCTAATTGAACGATATCATTATTTTGCAACTTAACGTCTTTTGTAAGTGGAGGAGGATTTGTTCGATAGCCTGCATTACTGAATAGGGAATATCTAAAATCACGATACTCCTCTCTTATAAGATCTTTAAAAGATAATTTTTCTAATTCAGGTGGAATATCAAATAAACTTAGGCAATCATCTATAATGCTAATATCATTTATTTCGTTTTTATCAGCTTTCAAGTTCTTACCGCAGGTAATTAGATATTTTTCTGTTAGAAACGAAAGAATTTGTTTTGAAAAATCCTCCATTGAACGATTATTATACCAACATCCAATGGCCATTGATAAACCTTCCTGAGTTCCTACATGATAGATATCTTCTGGCATAAAGTACAAATCTCCTTCGCCGAATTCATACTTATTTGCGAAAGGAATATATTTTTGTATGTTCTGATTATTATATTTCTGTTCGCCTACTAACCCTTCATATGTATCATTGTCCCAAGTATACATTGTTTTTTTTCCTGGTCCCAAATGAAAATGGATTACGCTTTTACCCGGTAAATCCAAATGTATTCCGAGTGGAGTTTTGTCATAGTTTCCAATAAACAGTGTAAAAATAATACCTTCGGTTGGCATACCATTCAACTCTAGCAGTGGTTTCAACTTAAATGCAAGTAATTTGGAAAGTGCTGGGTTAAATCTTTCTCCTTGATTTACTATCATTCCAAATCTTTTGTTACCAAAGACTCTTTTTGACCAATCTTCAATTGATTCTCCTTTTACAGGTGGATAATCAAATAGATGTATCATCTCATTATTTTCTAGAAGTTTTCCATCTACGTAAACCCTAAACCCAAAACGACTTGTTCTTAATTTTAATATTGATGCAAGCATTTCTAAAATTTGGCTTCTCATCAACAAGATTTCTTCTTTGCGAATACAATTTTTAAAAACATTCGCTTCGGACATACCTTGAGTCTTTTCAATGAATTTACCCCACCAAGATTTGTCAAATATTTTGTTTTTTACAGTTGCCATTTTTTAAATACTTACTGAAATGGTTTAAACTTTTTTGATTGGTTAAAAAAGTTTAAATCACTTCACTTTAATAATTCCATGATTTTTATATATAGTATTCAGAATAAATAGTCCAATTTCTTCGTCCCAATCTTTATCTAAGGTTTTCAAAAGTTCGGAGACTTTTAAAGGTTTTCCAATATTTATTTTGTCAATCAGAGATTTAATACAATTGAAATTATTTAATTCGATCTTAACTCCTCTAACAAAAACATGAAGTTTTTCCTTATGTAAAGATTCTTTGTACAAAATTTTAAAAGGTTGCTCGATTTGAACTACGTTATTTCCTTTAAACAAAATGTCATTATCCATGGGGAATGGACTTGTTCTGTAGCCCGCATTACTATGAATTGAATACCTCAAACCCCTATAGGTCTCTCTTAAGAGATCTTTGTAATTTAAGTTATTAAATTCATGAGGGATTTTAAGAATTTCAAGGATATCATCTACTCCAGAAACATCATCTATGTCATTTTTGTCTATTGCTAATAAATCTTTTCCTCCTTCCAAAAATTCATTAAGAGTTAGTGACAAAAGTTTACGAAGTAATATTTCACTATTATGATTGTATCTCCAAAATGTTATGCCAATTGACAACCCATCTTGCATGCCAATGTGATATTCACCCTGCGGCATAAAATAAATACTGCCTTCTTTAAAGATAAATTTTGATGAGAATGGAAGTAAACTTTCGACATCTTGTTTATTATATTTCTGGGTGTTAATTAATTCTTTATATTCTTCATTACCCCACGTATACATAGTTTTTGCTCCTGGACCTAGATGAAAGTGCATAACGTCCTGTCCAGGTGGGTCTTGATGAATCCCTATAGGAGTTTTTTCATAGTTGCCAATAAATAATGAAAAGTTTATTCCATCTCTAGGAAATCCAACTTTTTCAAAATAAGGCTTTGTTTTTAGGGCTATATTTTTAGAGAGTTTTAAATTGAACTTTTCTCCAGCATTTATAATCATCCCGAATTTCTTCCCTTTATAAACTCTTTCAACCCATTCCTCTAATTCCTCATCTTCTAATGGGGGCAAATCATATATTTTGCTCATTTCCGTCTCATCCAATTTGACTCCATCTACAAAAACTCTAAACCCATATTTATCGGTTCTTAGTTCTGCAAGCTTTTGGATAATTTCAAGAACATATTTGCGGAAAAGTAATGTTTCTTCAAAGTTTAAACAATCTTCAATTACTGCTGTTTTGGTAAGGTTATTCGTTTTATGTAAAAACTTATCCCACCATTTTTCGTTGAAAGCCTTTGGCTTCTCAGTTAATGATGTTTTTACTGTTGCTTGTTCCATGATTTTGACTAATTTTTAAAATGTTTCAATTATCTAAATTTTAGAATCAAGGAAATCGACTGTGCTTTCCTTGATTCTAAAATTTGAAATCACCAATCACTTAATAGCACTAATACAATTTGTATCGTGATGATGTCTTCCATCATGGTGGTGAGATCCTCCTCCCACTACTTGTTTTTCTTGGAGTGGGTTAAGAACCTTGATTCCAAGAAAATCGCTTGCTTTTTTAATTTGTGCATTTTTCATTTTAAAAAAAATTAAAGATTAATAAATACCACTCTTTGTATATAGGCTGTGGCTATATCCTTTTTTTAATTGTCAATTCTATTTTTTTCTTCTTCATTTCCAAAATTGTGTTTTTCAACTTTTAAATGTGTAGCTCCAAATCGATAGTTTACCGACAACCTAAAATTTCTATAGTCATTGTAATACGAATATGAGTAATTTGTGTTGCCTGATTTGGTGTTTGCTCTTTCAATATCCGTTTTCAAAACATCATCAGCAAAAACCCCAATATTTAATTTGCTTTTGAGTAGAGAGAACTTAAGGCCTAAGTCCAAACTTGCTGACCCTTTTATTTTGTATACATCCTGAAATTGGGGTGATTGATACCAAAAGTTAATCTCACCGTTAATCGTCTTTTTGGTATTTAGAACAAATCTATTATTTACACTAACAAAGGCTCCCCAACCTTTTGGTTCAGAAATATTTACATCTTTTGTGAAATTCGTAGTAGTATAGAATAGATTACCTTGAAGTTCGGTTTGCAGCCAATCTAACTTGTTAAATATATAGACCTCACTTAAATTGTAAGTGTCAGTATTGTAAAAGTTAAGGTCTATCAAATACTGAATTTTCGTATCATCATCGAAAAAAGGTGGATTACCTCGACCTCTGCTTTTGTGTGAAAAAGAGAGTGAACTGAATAATACATTCTTGAAAGCATATTGAAACTCAATGTTGTCTGTAAATGAAGGCGTAAGTGTCGGATTACCCTGTGTATAACTGTAAGGACTATAATATACTTGGAACGGATTTAGCTCATTATATCTTGGTCTGGAAATTCTTCTTCCATAATTCAAAGAAAAAACACTCGCGTCATTTGTCTTATTTAAAATATATATTGTTGGAAAAAGCTGCAAGTAATTATTGCGATCTATTTCACCCAAAGTGATAGAGTTACCTTTGGTTTGAGTGTTTTCTATTCTCAATCCAAGTTGGATTGACCATTTTTCAGAAAGTTTTTTGTTACCCATAAAGTATAATGCCTGAGTATTCTCATCATAGTCAAAAATATTGCTTCTATTAGGTTGCAAAATTGGAACACCGGCCGTACTGTCAAAATATTTATTGTCATAATGTGTTTTAGAGAAATACACCTTGCCTCCAAAACTAAAATTTGCCCATAAAGTTGGATAATCAACATCAATTTTAGCCGAATAGATTTTTAGATCATGAATTCCTTTATTATCTACCGATAGATATCCATCAGGTGTTGAGGAAAAATCTTCAGTTATTGCTTGTGTTTGAAAACTTCTTTTCAGATCATTTCTAAAATCAAAATAATCAAAATTCGTAGAAATTTTTTTACCAATAGTATCCAGTTTTATAAAAGAATGAAAATTATATGAATTGGATAAAGTTTTTTTGTTGTCATAAGCAATTGTATTGATAATAGAATCAATAGATAAACTTATATTATCTTTTATTATAGATTTATTATATTGATTGGAGTGAGGTCTACTAAAATTACCTAAATATTGAATTCCTGCCGACCAAGTATCAGAAAGTCTGTAATCTAATCCAATATGACTACTAAAAATCTTAGCAATTTTTCTATTTTTAAAATTATTGTCCCATTTTTGAGTTGGATAAAATATTTTTTCTGTTTCGGTTTCTCTTTTTGAACCATTTTCATAACTAAGATTTGTGAAAAGACTTAGATTTTCTTTTTGATAATTGAAGTTGCCACCAAAAGTTCCTGAAGGATAAGTTGTTTGTCTGTACAAACTATTTAAAGAAACATTCCAATAATCACTATCTGAATGTTTTAGTTTTACATTTATTATACCGCTATTTCCTTCAGCATCAAACTTTGCAGGAGGATTTGTAATAACTTCTATACTTTTAATGTTATCTGTCTGCAAAGTTTTTAGAAAAATTATTAAATCATCACCTGATAAATGAATTAACCTATCATCTACCATTACAGCCATACTACTTTTTCCAACCATTGATATGGCATCGTTCTGTACCCGAACACCGGGTGCAACTCTCAGGGCATCCAAACCGTTTCCTCCACTTGCCGCCACGCTGTTCTCTATATTAAAAACCAACCGATCCACTTTACGTTCTATCAATGGTTTTTTGGCAGTTACCACCACTTCATCTAATTGGTTTTTATCTGCTTTTAAAATGATGCTTCCCAAATCCATATCCTTGTCCAGGGTTACGTTTTGATTCCACTCCGCATAGCCTATAAAACTTACGGTAAGTTTGTATGTGCCTTGTTTGGTTGTCAAGTTAAACGCACCCTTGTCGTCGGTAATGCCACCAGATATGATCTGGTTATTGGCATCGGTTAGGAACACATCGGCAAATTCAATAGGCATATTGGCAGCATCTTTAACAACACCTCGTATATCAACTTGCGAGTAGGAAGAAAAAGAAATGAGGGATATTATAAATATCTTAAATAAATTCATAAATGTTAAATTGATAGGTCAAAATTAAAACAGCTTATTAAGTTTTTCACTATACAAAAGGTTAGTTTTTTAGGTCTGTGGCAAAAAAATCATGGGTGTGCCCATTCCATTCGAAACAAAAGAGAGATTGTTTCTGTATTCTGGGTATAAAAATCGATCAATCCTTTATAAAGCATATAGATTGGAACCATTTTAGAACCTAAATAATTTAAAGGTCTGCTAATAACTGTAGTCTGTATGTTTACTAGGGATAATATCTTTAACAACTTGCAATCACATTCCGCAAATGCAACACTGTTACTGTTTTCACAAATTGGGGAAATGGCACGGAGTATCAATTGTTTAAACAATTTGATACATCGTATATTTTTCTTTATGGCAAACCTACCGATATGCCATATAGTATCCGAAGAAAAACCACTTAATACCTATAAAGAATCAATCCCAAAAATTCTTTGTAACGGTAATACGTCCATTCCGTTCCACTTTAAGATTCTAATGAAACCTACAATATTTCCTGAAGTATCTTCGGCAACAAATATTTTGGAACTGTTCAAAAAATCCATTTCCTGATTATAAACAGATAGAATCTCTTTCTTCCGTTTAAAAGGTACGTCATTACAAGACTGGCGATGGTGCTTGAAATTTTCTACCACTATAAATTCTGCCAATCTTATTATTTCATTCGGCTGAAGTTCTCTTAAACGATATTTTTCATAAACCATAAAACGACTGCTTTTTGTACCTAATAAAATTACGTAACCTATTAATTCATTATACTATACAAAAGGATAGTTTATTAAAAAAGTAATATATTTGTGATTAATCATGGACAATCGTATTGATAACTTCTTCTCAATCCAAAATACTGTAAATCATATCTCTGATAACGATTATAAACAGGTGCATGATTATTTAGAACCTATCCGTGCCTTTGCCAGAACCTCTTATAAAAGTATTTATGTTATAGATTATCAAAAAAAATGTTTAGATTACGTATCGGACAACCCTTTGCTTCTTTGTGGTCATACAGCCAAAGAGGTAAAAGAAATGGGTTACGGCTTTTATTTTAATTTCGTTCCTAAAGAAGATTTGGATTTATTATTGAAAATTAACACAGTTTGGTTCAATTTTTATGATAACATCTCTTTGGAAGAACGAAAACGATATACTATCCTGTACGATTTCCGTTTAAAAAACAAAAATGGAAAGACAATTTTGGTCAACCATAAATTAACACCCCTATTTTTGACCAGTAATGGTAAGATATGGAAAGCAATATGTATTGTATCGCTTTCTTCGAGACATCATTCGGGAAATGTTAAAATATACAAACAGGGCAGTAATAAATTTTGGCGATACGATCTAGAGAACAACTTTTGGAAAGTTGAAGAAAAGGTAGTACTGACCGAACGGGAAAAAGAGATTTTACGTTATTCAGCACAGGGTTATACGATAAACGAAATTGCAGAAATTATTTTTTTGTCACCCGCTACGATAAAAT from the Polaribacter cellanae genome contains:
- a CDS encoding TonB-dependent receptor domain-containing protein, with the protein product MNLFKIFIISLISFSSYSQVDIRGVVKDAANMPIEFADVFLTDANNQIISGGITDDKGAFNLTTKQGTYKLTVSFIGYAEWNQNVTLDKDMDLGSIILKADKNQLDEVVVTAKKPLIERKVDRLVFNIENSVAASGGNGLDALRVAPGVRVQNDAISMVGKSSMAVMVDDRLIHLSGDDLIIFLKTLQTDNIKSIEVITNPPAKFDAEGNSGIINVKLKHSDSDYWNVSLNSLYRQTTYPSGTFGGNFNYQKENLSLFTNLSYENGSKRETETEKIFYPTQKWDNNFKNRKIAKIFSSHIGLDYRLSDTWSAGIQYLGNFSRPHSNQYNKSIIKDNISLSIDSIINTIAYDNKKTLSNSYNFHSFIKLDTIGKKISTNFDYFDFRNDLKRSFQTQAITEDFSSTPDGYLSVDNKGIHDLKIYSAKIDVDYPTLWANFSFGGKVYFSKTHYDNKYFDSTAGVPILQPNRSNIFDYDENTQALYFMGNKKLSEKWSIQLGLRIENTQTKGNSITLGEIDRNNYLQLFPTIYILNKTNDASVFSLNYGRRISRPRYNELNPFQVYYSPYSYTQGNPTLTPSFTDNIEFQYAFKNVLFSSLSFSHKSRGRGNPPFFDDDTKIQYLIDLNFYNTDTYNLSEVYIFNKLDWLQTELQGNLFYTTTNFTKDVNISEPKGWGAFVSVNNRFVLNTKKTINGEINFWYQSPQFQDVYKIKGSASLDLGLKFSLLKSKLNIGVFADDVLKTDIERANTKSGNTNYSYSYYNDYRNFRLSVNYRFGATHLKVEKHNFGNEEEKNRIDN
- a CDS encoding response regulator transcription factor, translating into MDNRIDNFFSIQNTVNHISDNDYKQVHDYLEPIRAFARTSYKSIYVIDYQKKCLDYVSDNPLLLCGHTAKEVKEMGYGFYFNFVPKEDLDLLLKINTVWFNFYDNISLEERKRYTILYDFRLKNKNGKTILVNHKLTPLFLTSNGKIWKAICIVSLSSRHHSGNVKIYKQGSNKFWRYDLENNFWKVEEKVVLTEREKEILRYSAQGYTINEIAEIIFLSPATIKFHRQKLFEDLHVSNITEAISFAINNKLI